A window of the Aquificaceae bacterium genome harbors these coding sequences:
- a CDS encoding NAD(P)H-dependent glycerol-3-phosphate dehydrogenase — protein sequence MNFSVLGGGRWGTALALHLGNLGHRVLVFERKEETVRLIKEGKHPYMEGVKLRGVDATQDLDKAIDFSDYIIVALPVQAIREVLGKKALVGKRIISASKGLEVGTEKRVSQILLEIEPSVKVFCLSGPSFASEVSKGLPTALVLAGNDLEEMEKIRKWISSENFRVYLSTDLVGVELGGALKNVIAIACGISDGLGLGENARASLMTRGLAEMVRLGVSLGAKKETFYGLSGMGDLFLTASSPQSRNRTFGYLLGQGLSVQEALQRLNQTVEGIHTVKAVYKISTERGLYAPISTAVYKVVVEGLPPKETALELLRRPPQNPFETL from the coding sequence ATGAACTTCTCTGTTCTTGGTGGAGGTCGTTGGGGCACTGCCCTTGCTTTACATTTAGGAAATTTAGGACACAGGGTTTTAGTCTTTGAAAGGAAAGAGGAAACAGTCAGGCTTATAAAAGAGGGAAAGCATCCCTACATGGAGGGGGTCAAGCTAAGAGGCGTGGACGCCACACAAGACCTTGACAAAGCCATTGACTTTTCGGACTACATAATAGTAGCTTTACCCGTCCAAGCTATAAGAGAGGTCTTAGGCAAGAAAGCCTTAGTTGGCAAAAGGATAATCTCCGCCTCCAAAGGACTTGAGGTGGGGACTGAAAAAAGGGTTTCTCAAATCCTGCTTGAAATAGAGCCTTCTGTAAAGGTTTTTTGTCTTTCTGGTCCTTCCTTTGCCAGCGAAGTTTCCAAGGGCTTGCCCACTGCCTTGGTGCTTGCAGGGAATGACCTTGAGGAGATGGAGAAAATAAGAAAATGGATAAGCTCTGAAAACTTTAGGGTTTACCTTTCTACAGACCTTGTGGGTGTTGAGCTGGGTGGTGCTCTCAAAAATGTAATAGCCATAGCCTGTGGTATATCTGATGGTCTTGGACTTGGAGAAAACGCAAGGGCTTCTCTTATGACCCGTGGACTTGCGGAGATGGTAAGGCTTGGTGTCTCCCTTGGTGCAAAAAAAGAGACCTTCTATGGTCTTTCTGGCATGGGAGACCTCTTTTTGACCGCCAGCTCTCCACAGTCAAGAAACAGAACCTTTGGCTACCTTTTGGGACAAGGTCTTTCTGTGCAAGAGGCTCTCCAAAGGCTAAACCAAACAGTGGAGGGCATACACACCGTCAAAGCGGTTTACAAGATTTCCACAGAAAGAGGGCTATACGCACCTATAAGCACTGCGGTCTACAAGGTTGTGGTGGAAGGACTTCCTCCAAAGGAGACTGCTCTTGAGCTTCTGAGGAGACCTCCTCAAAACCCCTTTGAGACTCTATGA
- a CDS encoding energy transducer TonB, with protein sequence MLEEKLENSLYWGVSLVLNLIIFTLLSLYLSVRIEVKNPTKPMEVYLQEMPEIKEVKLASGRGTPNLRQQTGEGIVRKDRHLVSSSPMEVSRSTGDLQVPAGRPKEEPSLLQEIEQRVRGREREIEKEGVRSADIGDITAVVSPGGVGLSGGGRAAVYIPPFPKISSDEPLSPLRVRIWIDPSGVVSRVQIIQKSGSPQVDQKMVEFVRGIRFEAIRENVVQTGVITFRFKGG encoded by the coding sequence ATGCTTGAGGAAAAACTTGAAAACAGCCTTTACTGGGGTGTGTCTCTGGTTCTTAACTTGATAATCTTTACCCTCCTCTCTTTGTATCTTTCTGTCAGAATTGAAGTTAAAAACCCCACAAAGCCTATGGAGGTTTACCTTCAAGAAATGCCAGAAATTAAAGAAGTAAAACTTGCCTCTGGTAGAGGCACTCCTAATCTAAGACAGCAAACAGGTGAGGGCATTGTAAGGAAGGATAGGCATCTTGTTAGCTCAAGCCCTATGGAAGTTTCAAGAAGCACAGGAGACCTACAAGTTCCCGCAGGCAGACCAAAGGAAGAACCCTCCCTGCTTCAGGAAATTGAGCAGAGGGTGCGAGGAAGGGAGAGGGAAATAGAGAAAGAAGGTGTTAGAAGTGCGGATATCGGGGATATAACCGCAGTTGTCTCGCCTGGAGGTGTTGGACTTTCTGGTGGTGGAAGGGCAGCTGTATATATTCCACCTTTTCCAAAGATAAGCTCTGATGAGCCTCTTAGCCCTTTGAGGGTGAGGATATGGATAGACCCATCAGGTGTGGTTTCAAGGGTTCAGATAATTCAAAAAAGTGGCTCTCCACAGGTAGACCAGAAGATGGTGGAGTTTGTTCGTGGCATAAGGTTTGAAGCCATAAGGGAAAACGTGGTCCAGACTGGTGTAATAACCTTTAGGTTTAAGGGAGGTTAA
- a CDS encoding 2-amino-3,7-dideoxy-D-threo-hept-6-ulosonate synthase encodes MSIGKQVRLERLINRDTGKTIIVPMDHGVSSGPIEGIEDIRKAVEDVAEGGANAVVLHKGMVRAGHRGRGRDIGLIVHLSASTDWAPTKNDKVLVCTVEEAIKLGADGVSIHVNVGADMEREMLRDFGYVSKVCEEWGMPLLAMVYGRGKDMNQYDPKVVAHCARLGAELGADIVKVPYTGDPESFSRVVEGSPIPVVIAGGPKMKTEREVLEMVYGAIKAGAKGLSIGRNVFQAKNRVAMVRALSLIVHEGKSVEEAIKILE; translated from the coding sequence ATGAGTATAGGAAAGCAAGTAAGGTTGGAAAGGCTTATTAACAGGGATACGGGTAAGACCATAATAGTGCCTATGGACCATGGGGTGAGCTCTGGTCCTATAGAAGGCATTGAGGACATAAGGAAAGCGGTAGAGGATGTGGCAGAAGGTGGTGCCAACGCAGTGGTGCTACACAAGGGTATGGTTAGGGCAGGACACAGGGGCAGGGGCAGAGATATAGGGCTTATAGTCCACCTTTCCGCCTCTACTGACTGGGCACCTACTAAAAACGACAAGGTGCTGGTCTGCACGGTAGAGGAAGCCATAAAGCTGGGTGCGGACGGTGTATCTATCCACGTGAACGTGGGTGCAGATATGGAAAGGGAGATGCTAAGGGACTTTGGCTATGTTTCTAAGGTTTGCGAGGAGTGGGGTATGCCACTGCTCGCCATGGTCTACGGAAGGGGTAAGGATATGAACCAGTATGACCCGAAGGTGGTAGCTCACTGTGCAAGGCTTGGTGCAGAGCTTGGTGCGGATATAGTTAAAGTCCCCTACACAGGAGACCCAGAGAGCTTTTCAAGGGTGGTTGAAGGCTCTCCTATACCGGTGGTTATAGCGGGCGGTCCTAAGATGAAAACAGAAAGGGAAGTGCTTGAGATGGTATATGGAGCTATAAAGGCTGGTGCAAAGGGTCTTTCCATAGGTCGCAATGTCTTTCAGGCAAAAAACAGGGTCGCCATGGTAAGAGCCTTGAGCCTTATAGTGCATGAAGGCAAAAGCGTG